The following are encoded together in the Microbacterium sp. Root553 genome:
- a CDS encoding siderophore-interacting protein, translating into MNIHRGIVTHTTTLTPMLTRVTLGGADVSEFLSTGVGDEYVRVFFPHGDDPTAVSLPVPAGDWWETPEGAPESPMRTYTISGVRPEAGELDIDFVIHRSGVAGPWAARAEPGHMLGFTSPTGLYSPPAGITWQVLVCDLTGLPAAARIAVDTPAGVRTRIVVEVPPEHDRGAFDFGAEADVTWVVGGNGHGPSALGQLVRGIVDERLALDEGYVWVAGETVALRDARKYLRRELGLPATRFKVVGYWTPIDSWDTKFAALPESVRRDLDATWADSEGAEPEDVQVRFEERLDALGL; encoded by the coding sequence GTGAACATCCACCGCGGCATCGTCACCCACACCACCACCTTGACCCCGATGCTCACCCGCGTCACTCTCGGGGGCGCCGATGTCTCCGAGTTCCTCAGCACGGGCGTCGGCGACGAATACGTGCGGGTCTTCTTCCCGCACGGAGACGACCCGACGGCCGTCTCACTGCCCGTCCCTGCGGGCGACTGGTGGGAGACCCCCGAGGGAGCGCCCGAGTCTCCGATGCGCACGTACACGATCAGCGGCGTGCGCCCGGAGGCCGGTGAACTCGACATCGACTTCGTGATCCACCGGTCGGGGGTCGCGGGACCGTGGGCGGCGCGCGCCGAGCCGGGGCACATGCTCGGCTTCACCTCGCCGACAGGGCTGTACTCGCCGCCTGCGGGCATCACCTGGCAGGTGCTCGTGTGCGACCTCACGGGACTGCCCGCCGCCGCACGCATCGCCGTGGACACCCCCGCCGGCGTCCGCACCAGGATCGTCGTCGAGGTGCCGCCAGAGCACGATCGGGGCGCCTTCGACTTCGGCGCCGAGGCCGACGTGACGTGGGTGGTCGGCGGCAACGGTCACGGCCCCAGTGCTCTCGGCCAGCTGGTGCGGGGGATCGTCGACGAACGACTCGCGCTCGACGAGGGATACGTCTGGGTCGCGGGCGAGACCGTCGCCCTGCGAGACGCCCGCAAGTACCTCAGGAGAGAGCTCGGCCTTCCCGCGACCCGGTTCAAGGTCGTCGGATACTGGACCCCCATTGACTCGTGGGACACGAAGTTCGCCGCTCTGCCCGAGTCGGTGCGCAGAGATCTCGATGCGACCTGGGCGGACAGCGAGGGCGCCGAGCCCGAGGACGTGCAGGTGCGTTTCGAGGAACGGCTGGATGCGCTCGGCCTCTGA
- a CDS encoding ABC transporter ATP-binding protein — MTEAPAPLLPIATGARVRVVIATLLRRHRGRAVATAALFLVASALGVVLPACLGRIVDAVSNDAGIAVVAGWVVAAGAGAVGAALAMLWAARVLAGLVQDVLADLREDVFASAMRLPVSTVDDGETADLLSRVTGDVDAVAEAGGNVVPVLLSAGFAIGVSVLALTALDPRLALAGIASVPFYLLGTRAFLRRSRVVFREVRVREAARSQAVLEAVEGIETLTALGEQDHALERVSTRAEDSIRMQVEGVRVRNRLFRWINAGELVGLGAILATGFLLHAGDAVTVGMVTTAALLFHRLFDPVGQLIFGLDDIQRAAIGLARLVGVIDLAPATPREAPVGVGDREPVVRPRVGIELRDVGYRYPTTGRGISDVTLSIAPGTTTALVGSSGSGKSTLARVIAGHHPPTSGVVDVEPETTVPYYLSQELHRFRGTIADNLRLVAPAATHDQMVAALIAVGAEWAVDSLTSDDAGARIDEGRIQQLAIARALLADPAVVILDEATADVGLHHRDAVEAAIRVLRRDRTTVLIAHRLEPVSTAEQIIVFAEGRAAQRGTHRDLLATDGLYRRFWLAQTEGPQLHRSPNEHLPPNELLPPNEQRGTP, encoded by the coding sequence ATGACTGAGGCCCCGGCCCCGCTGCTGCCGATAGCGACGGGCGCCAGGGTGCGCGTCGTCATCGCGACGCTGCTGCGCCGCCACCGCGGACGGGCGGTGGCGACCGCCGCACTGTTCCTCGTCGCGTCCGCACTGGGAGTGGTGCTGCCCGCATGCCTCGGCCGCATCGTCGACGCGGTCTCGAACGATGCGGGCATCGCGGTCGTCGCCGGCTGGGTCGTCGCCGCGGGAGCCGGCGCCGTCGGCGCCGCCCTGGCGATGCTCTGGGCCGCTCGTGTGCTGGCCGGACTGGTTCAGGATGTGCTGGCCGACCTGCGTGAGGACGTGTTCGCCTCGGCGATGCGTCTGCCGGTGAGCACGGTCGATGACGGAGAGACGGCCGACCTGCTCTCCCGGGTGACCGGTGACGTCGATGCGGTGGCCGAGGCGGGCGGCAACGTCGTGCCGGTGCTGCTGTCGGCGGGGTTCGCGATCGGGGTCTCCGTGCTCGCTCTGACGGCGCTCGATCCCCGGCTCGCTCTCGCGGGCATCGCGAGTGTGCCGTTCTACCTGCTGGGCACCCGGGCGTTCCTCCGTCGCTCTCGCGTGGTGTTCCGCGAGGTGCGCGTGCGCGAGGCCGCACGCAGCCAGGCCGTGCTCGAGGCGGTGGAGGGCATCGAGACGCTCACCGCTCTCGGCGAGCAGGACCACGCGCTCGAACGGGTCAGCACGCGGGCGGAGGACTCGATCCGGATGCAGGTCGAGGGCGTCCGTGTGCGCAACCGTCTGTTCCGCTGGATCAACGCCGGAGAGCTGGTCGGCCTGGGTGCCATCCTCGCGACGGGGTTCCTGCTGCACGCGGGCGACGCGGTCACCGTCGGCATGGTCACCACTGCGGCGCTGCTGTTCCATCGACTCTTCGATCCGGTGGGTCAGCTCATCTTCGGTCTCGACGACATCCAGCGCGCGGCGATCGGACTCGCCAGGCTCGTGGGCGTCATCGACCTCGCTCCGGCGACGCCGCGAGAAGCGCCGGTCGGTGTCGGCGACCGCGAGCCCGTCGTCCGCCCGAGGGTCGGGATCGAGCTGCGCGATGTCGGCTACCGATACCCGACGACGGGGCGCGGCATCAGCGACGTCACACTGAGCATCGCGCCGGGCACGACCACCGCGCTCGTCGGCTCGTCGGGTTCGGGCAAGAGCACCCTCGCCCGTGTGATCGCGGGGCATCACCCGCCGACATCCGGCGTCGTCGACGTGGAACCCGAGACGACCGTCCCGTACTACCTCTCGCAGGAGCTGCACCGGTTCCGCGGCACGATCGCCGACAACCTGCGCCTGGTCGCTCCCGCGGCGACCCACGACCAGATGGTCGCCGCGCTCATCGCCGTCGGTGCCGAGTGGGCTGTCGACTCGCTGACCTCCGACGATGCGGGCGCCCGGATCGACGAGGGACGCATCCAGCAGCTGGCCATCGCACGGGCGCTGCTCGCGGACCCCGCCGTCGTGATCCTCGATGAGGCGACGGCCGATGTCGGGCTCCACCACCGCGACGCCGTCGAAGCGGCGATCAGGGTGCTGCGCAGGGACCGTACGACCGTGCTCATCGCGCATCGACTGGAGCCGGTGTCGACCGCCGAGCAGATCATCGTGTTCGCCGAGGGGCGCGCGGCCCAACGCGGAACGCACCGTGACCTGCTGGCGACCGACGGGCTCTATCGCCGCTTCTGGCTGGCGCAGACGGAAGGTCCGCAGCTCCATCGCTCCCCGAACGAGCATCTCCCCCCGAACGAGCTTCTCCCCCCGAACGAGCAGAGAGGGACTCCGTGA
- a CDS encoding ABC transporter transmembrane domain-containing protein, translating into MTTTPRRLFALALTSQGRGITLTAATTLLIVHSLTEAAIPVIIGATIDRAVLPSDPEALALWLGVLLGTFLVLTASYQAASRLMVGVYGYGEQALRHLTLSRMLRPRLSRRAMTPGEALTFVTSDTYRVAGVAWSVAQQCATIAAIAGAAFAMLVISPIATLVVFASTLAMMVTMRIVSRPIERRGAAEQRAATEAGAVAADFMAGFRVLVGIGAREEAVRRYVTASGASRIAATTAGRSLAAYDAVSSVLAAVATTALAGLSAWFAAEGQISIGELVTVLGLAQFLSGSLAYAGSFPSNWIHKLASAKRLAEMIDTDDLLDVPLAAPRSAQRRPVEAGIALTFRPGPEGSPHIDVRRGELLGIRPSDSDEARALSRLLGLRTPPAPDAVAVAIDGALHDPRHLDPQEYRRRVVALPHRQTIMSGTLREAVGGHGATAAPSPEMTAVAALHDTITEAGGWDAQVGEAGRRLSGGQRQRIGIARALHTDADVLVLDEPTSAVDAITEAHIAAALAALDRTTIVISTSPVLLGACDRVIDLSPDDTDAAHD; encoded by the coding sequence ATGACGACCACCCCCCGCCGGCTCTTCGCGCTCGCCCTCACCTCGCAGGGACGCGGGATCACCCTGACCGCCGCGACCACGCTGCTCATCGTGCACTCGCTCACCGAGGCCGCGATCCCGGTGATCATCGGCGCCACGATCGACCGCGCCGTGCTGCCATCCGACCCGGAGGCTCTCGCGCTGTGGCTCGGTGTGCTCCTGGGCACGTTCCTCGTGCTGACCGCGAGCTACCAGGCCGCATCCCGTCTGATGGTCGGCGTCTACGGCTACGGCGAGCAGGCGCTGCGCCACCTCACGCTCTCGCGGATGCTGCGCCCTCGCCTCTCCCGACGGGCGATGACCCCCGGTGAGGCGCTGACCTTCGTCACCTCCGACACCTATCGCGTGGCGGGCGTCGCGTGGTCGGTCGCGCAGCAGTGCGCGACGATCGCGGCGATCGCGGGCGCCGCGTTCGCCATGCTGGTGATCTCGCCGATCGCGACGCTGGTCGTGTTCGCCTCGACGCTCGCGATGATGGTCACGATGCGGATCGTCTCACGCCCTATCGAACGCCGAGGCGCCGCAGAGCAGCGCGCCGCGACGGAGGCCGGCGCCGTCGCGGCCGACTTCATGGCCGGGTTCCGGGTGCTCGTCGGCATCGGGGCCCGTGAGGAGGCGGTGCGCAGATACGTCACGGCCAGTGGCGCCAGCCGGATCGCGGCGACGACCGCCGGGCGATCTCTCGCCGCGTACGACGCGGTGAGCTCCGTGCTCGCCGCGGTGGCGACGACCGCGCTCGCCGGACTGTCGGCGTGGTTCGCCGCCGAGGGACAGATCAGCATCGGCGAGCTCGTCACCGTGCTCGGTCTCGCGCAGTTCCTCAGCGGATCCCTCGCGTACGCCGGATCGTTCCCCTCGAACTGGATCCACAAGCTCGCCTCGGCGAAGCGACTGGCCGAGATGATCGACACGGACGATCTGCTCGACGTCCCGCTCGCCGCGCCCCGTTCCGCGCAGCGACGCCCCGTCGAGGCGGGTATCGCTCTGACGTTCCGCCCCGGCCCCGAGGGGTCCCCGCACATCGATGTGCGCCGCGGCGAGCTGCTCGGCATCCGCCCCTCCGACAGCGACGAGGCCCGCGCGCTCTCGCGGCTGCTGGGGCTTCGCACGCCTCCCGCCCCCGACGCGGTCGCGGTCGCCATCGACGGCGCCCTGCACGACCCGAGGCATCTGGACCCGCAGGAGTACCGCCGACGCGTCGTCGCGCTGCCCCACCGTCAGACCATCATGAGCGGCACGCTGCGCGAGGCCGTGGGAGGCCACGGCGCCACAGCCGCCCCGTCACCCGAGATGACGGCGGTCGCCGCCCTGCACGACACGATCACCGAGGCCGGTGGGTGGGACGCCCAGGTCGGCGAGGCCGGCAGACGACTCTCGGGGGGCCAGCGTCAGCGCATCGGCATCGCACGCGCACTGCACACCGACGCCGACGTGCTGGTGCTCGACGAGCCGACCTCGGCCGTCGACGCCATCACCGAGGCGCACATCGCCGCAGCGCTGGCCGCGCTCGACCGGACGACCATCGTGATCAGCACGTCACCGGTGCTCCTCGGCGCCTGCGATCGGGTCATCGACCTGTCGCCCGACGACACGGATGCCGCCCATGACTGA
- a CDS encoding ABC transporter ATP-binding protein: MTTSLQARDITLNYSDTPIVSGLSLEVPDDSFTIIIGPNACGKSTLLRGFARLLRPSTGTVLLDGAELRSLKPKDAAKKLGLLPQSSIAPDGITVADLVGRGRFPHQSAMRTWSSADERAVAEAMAATGVTDLSRRLVDELSGGQRQRVWVAMALAQQTRHLLLDEPTTFLDIAHQIDLMELFADLHRSGTTLVAVLHDLNHAARYATHLVAMRDGEIVAQGDPREIITAELVEAVYDLPCTVITDPVSGTPLVLPLGRRTR, from the coding sequence ATGACCACCTCGCTGCAGGCCCGCGACATCACACTGAACTATTCCGACACCCCGATCGTCTCGGGGCTGTCGCTGGAGGTGCCGGATGACTCGTTCACGATCATCATCGGCCCCAACGCGTGCGGCAAGTCGACGCTGCTGCGCGGCTTCGCCCGGCTGCTGCGTCCGAGCACAGGGACCGTGCTGCTCGACGGCGCCGAGCTGCGCTCCCTGAAGCCGAAGGATGCCGCGAAGAAGCTGGGCCTCCTCCCCCAGTCGTCGATCGCGCCCGACGGCATCACGGTCGCCGATCTCGTGGGGCGCGGCCGTTTTCCGCATCAGAGCGCGATGCGCACGTGGAGCAGCGCCGACGAGCGAGCCGTCGCCGAGGCCATGGCCGCCACCGGCGTGACCGACCTCTCTCGACGCCTCGTCGACGAGCTCTCGGGCGGTCAGCGCCAGCGCGTCTGGGTCGCGATGGCCCTGGCTCAGCAGACCAGGCATCTGCTGCTCGACGAGCCGACGACCTTCCTCGACATCGCCCACCAGATCGACCTCATGGAACTGTTCGCCGATCTGCACCGCAGCGGCACGACCCTCGTCGCGGTGCTGCACGACCTCAACCACGCCGCCCGCTACGCGACCCACCTCGTCGCGATGCGGGACGGCGAGATCGTGGCGCAGGGAGATCCGCGGGAGATCATCACGGCCGAACTCGTCGAGGCCGTGTACGACCTGCCCTGCACGGTGATCACCGATCCGGTATCGGGCACTCCGCTCGTGCTGCCGCTGGGGCGGCGGACGCGATGA
- a CDS encoding FecCD family ABC transporter permease gives MSIDQRRLSSHDRRTRDFTPVDHGRRLLRIETSRVAALIPVRAVAVSAVLVAVIIAAGLASMTIGAYEVDFPSVIRAIVDPASDPDIRQVVFEWRLPRVLFAVLCGAALALAGGIFQSLTRNPLGSPDIIGFGVGAQFGVTLMMVVLELNTYMFKAVGALVGGLITALLVYVLAHRNTLSSFRLIIVGIGVSAGLGSLTSWILISVSVEKAMMAATWGAGSLASLGFDQLVPAAIVFAVVTLASLPLNRTLPVLEMGDDAATALGVSPGRTRLAAMVFGVALVALVTAAAGPISFIALAAPQISQRLTRSNTPMGTVPVMLTGAALVVVSDTLAQLVSVPVGVVTVSVGGIYLAWLLAAQYARRA, from the coding sequence GTGAGCATCGACCAGCGACGCCTGTCCTCTCACGACCGGCGGACCCGGGACTTCACCCCCGTCGACCACGGTCGCCGGCTGCTCCGCATCGAGACCTCGCGGGTCGCGGCACTCATCCCGGTGCGCGCGGTCGCAGTGAGCGCCGTCCTCGTCGCGGTGATCATCGCGGCGGGCCTCGCATCGATGACGATCGGCGCCTACGAGGTCGACTTCCCCTCGGTCATCCGCGCGATCGTCGACCCGGCATCCGACCCCGACATCCGCCAGGTCGTCTTCGAATGGCGACTGCCGCGTGTGCTCTTCGCGGTGCTCTGCGGAGCCGCCCTCGCGCTGGCCGGCGGCATCTTCCAGTCGCTCACCCGCAACCCGCTCGGCTCCCCCGACATCATCGGCTTCGGCGTCGGCGCCCAGTTCGGCGTGACCCTGATGATGGTCGTGCTCGAGCTGAACACCTACATGTTCAAGGCGGTCGGCGCTCTCGTCGGCGGGCTGATCACCGCTCTGCTCGTCTACGTGCTCGCCCACAGGAACACGCTGTCGTCGTTCCGGTTGATCATCGTGGGCATCGGCGTCTCGGCGGGACTCGGGTCGCTCACCTCCTGGATCCTGATCTCGGTCAGCGTCGAGAAGGCCATGATGGCGGCCACCTGGGGCGCCGGCTCCCTCGCCTCCCTCGGATTCGACCAGCTGGTTCCCGCCGCGATCGTCTTCGCGGTCGTCACCCTCGCCTCCCTGCCTCTGAACCGCACCCTGCCGGTGCTCGAGATGGGCGACGACGCGGCCACCGCCCTCGGCGTGAGCCCCGGACGCACGAGGCTCGCCGCGATGGTGTTCGGGGTGGCGCTGGTCGCCCTCGTCACCGCCGCCGCGGGTCCGATCTCGTTCATCGCCCTCGCCGCCCCGCAGATCTCGCAGCGACTCACCCGATCGAACACGCCGATGGGCACCGTCCCCGTGATGCTCACGGGCGCCGCACTCGTCGTCGTCTCGGACACCCTCGCCCAGCTCGTCTCCGTGCCGGTGGGCGTGGTGACCGTGTCGGTCGGCGGGATCTATCTCGCCTGGCTGCTGGCAGCCCAGTACGCGCGCCGCGCCTGA
- a CDS encoding FecCD family ABC transporter permease, with the protein MSLATEDGTDVSNTGAGSRADGSPRRTGMLAAGLIVSVIVLAAAAVASLAIGNRAIDPATVLHALFAYDDDDPLHLMVRELRVPRTLLGIVVGAALAVCGGLIQAFTRNPLADPGILGVNAGASFAVTFAVGILGLTTPGAYVPFALLGAFVLTMLVYALGSFGRSGATPMKLTLAGVALGAAFTGFTTAIVLRDLGTLQVMRFWGVGSIGGRTLDQLAWAAPLIATGLLIGLLCARSLNALALGDDLAQSLGARVRVTRVLVIAAVTILAGTSVAAAGPIAFVGLMIPHVVRWFTGPDQRWVLTYSMIIGPAFLLLADVLGRIVLPSGELRVGIVTALLGAPILIILVRRKRVSGL; encoded by the coding sequence ATGTCCTTGGCGACGGAAGACGGCACGGACGTCTCGAACACCGGCGCGGGGAGTCGTGCAGACGGCTCCCCGCGCCGCACCGGCATGCTCGCGGCGGGACTGATCGTGTCGGTGATCGTCCTGGCCGCCGCCGCCGTCGCCTCGCTGGCGATCGGAAACCGTGCGATCGACCCGGCGACGGTCCTGCACGCGCTCTTCGCATACGACGACGACGACCCGCTGCATCTGATGGTCAGGGAGCTGCGCGTGCCCCGCACGCTGCTCGGCATCGTCGTCGGAGCCGCTCTCGCCGTCTGCGGCGGGCTGATCCAGGCCTTCACCCGCAACCCGCTGGCCGACCCCGGCATCCTCGGGGTGAACGCGGGCGCCTCGTTCGCCGTCACGTTCGCCGTCGGCATCCTCGGTCTCACCACCCCTGGCGCCTACGTGCCCTTCGCTCTGCTCGGCGCGTTCGTGCTGACGATGCTCGTCTACGCGCTGGGTTCGTTCGGGCGCTCTGGCGCCACACCGATGAAGCTCACACTCGCGGGGGTCGCGCTCGGCGCCGCGTTCACCGGCTTCACGACCGCGATCGTGCTGCGCGATCTCGGCACACTGCAGGTCATGCGCTTCTGGGGAGTCGGATCCATCGGCGGGCGCACCCTCGACCAGCTCGCCTGGGCGGCTCCGCTCATCGCGACCGGCCTGCTCATCGGACTGCTGTGCGCGCGCTCGCTGAACGCCCTGGCACTGGGCGACGACCTGGCGCAGTCGCTCGGGGCGCGCGTGCGCGTCACGCGCGTGCTCGTCATCGCCGCCGTCACGATCCTCGCCGGCACGAGCGTCGCCGCCGCCGGCCCCATCGCCTTCGTCGGCCTCATGATCCCGCACGTCGTGCGCTGGTTCACCGGGCCCGATCAGCGCTGGGTCCTCACGTACTCGATGATCATCGGCCCCGCCTTCCTGCTTCTCGCCGACGTCCTCGGCCGCATCGTGCTGCCCAGCGGCGAGCTGCGCGTCGGCATCGTCACGGCGCTGCTCGGCGCACCGATCCTGATCATCCTCGTCCGTCGCAAGCGGGTGAGCGGACTGTGA
- a CDS encoding ABC transporter substrate-binding protein, protein MTHASARPKTRRGAALIAAAIATALTLAGCATPADTAESAPASVSGDAVVIEHAHGETIIPEKPQRIVTLGWMTPDIVAALGTNPVGMEEVWGADESGYQPWFEDFVTEEYGETPEIIPFTEDGPNYEAIKALKPDLILSLYSGVTDVEYERLTEIAPTVPYIERAWDPSTWEDMTRTIGTAMSEDAKAEELIAETEEMITTLADEHPEFDDKTFVWGLTLNEGGTDLGVYLEYDPRVRITEALGFTSTSAMDSFLASAEGDNWYTGVSLEKLYDVQADLFAAWGGSADEGTYTVENKVVSRWAPIEAGSYVIYADAAEASAISAPTVLSLKYILPKYVNDLAAALQGEPTIAGE, encoded by the coding sequence ATGACGCACGCTTCTGCGCGCCCGAAGACCCGCCGCGGTGCCGCGCTCATCGCGGCCGCCATCGCGACAGCCCTCACCCTCGCGGGGTGCGCGACACCGGCCGACACCGCGGAATCCGCCCCCGCATCCGTATCCGGCGATGCCGTGGTCATCGAGCACGCCCACGGCGAGACGATCATCCCCGAGAAGCCGCAGCGCATCGTGACCCTCGGCTGGATGACCCCCGACATCGTCGCGGCCCTCGGCACGAACCCGGTCGGCATGGAAGAGGTCTGGGGCGCCGACGAGAGCGGCTACCAGCCCTGGTTCGAGGACTTCGTCACCGAGGAGTACGGCGAGACGCCCGAGATCATCCCCTTCACGGAGGACGGCCCCAACTACGAGGCGATCAAGGCGCTCAAGCCCGACCTCATCCTGAGCCTCTACTCGGGAGTCACCGACGTCGAGTACGAGCGCCTCACCGAGATCGCACCGACCGTGCCCTACATCGAGCGGGCCTGGGACCCGAGCACGTGGGAGGACATGACCCGCACGATCGGCACGGCGATGTCGGAGGACGCGAAGGCCGAAGAGCTGATCGCCGAGACCGAGGAGATGATCACCACCCTCGCCGACGAGCACCCCGAGTTCGACGACAAGACGTTCGTCTGGGGCCTGACCCTGAACGAGGGCGGCACCGACCTCGGCGTCTACCTCGAGTACGACCCGCGCGTGCGCATCACCGAGGCGCTCGGCTTCACCTCGACGTCGGCCATGGACAGCTTCCTGGCGAGCGCCGAGGGCGACAACTGGTACACCGGCGTGAGTCTCGAGAAGCTCTACGATGTGCAGGCCGACCTGTTCGCCGCATGGGGCGGCAGCGCGGATGAAGGCACGTACACGGTCGAGAACAAGGTCGTCTCCCGCTGGGCGCCGATCGAGGCCGGCTCCTACGTGATCTACGCCGACGCCGCGGAGGCATCGGCGATCAGCGCACCCACCGTGCTCTCGCTGAAGTACATCCTGCCGAAGTACGTCAACGACCTCGCCGCCGCACTGCAGGGCGAGCCGACCATCGCCGGCGAGTGA
- a CDS encoding helix-turn-helix transcriptional regulator: protein MNSYRQDEWAASPVQPSTIREPYLMGTGVVTGEDTDTRPLAPPHSHPDAMLAWCYRGTVWVQLQDAMWRLAPGQGLWIPARTPHTARHERDSTGCYTYISDASLLSPIDDIVQVLVPRAVQEMLLHLGVNDMPTELRVRIQSVLIEMLQHPSAETADGWGEVPMPADERVRSLVQAVLADPGDPRSARDLFGAHGLHERTVLRIFQNDVGMTFGRWRTGVRMTLAARLIVDGTPIGAAAHRCGYATTSAFSAAFKERFGTTPRQHVARVQADPVHQLYWR, encoded by the coding sequence GTGAACTCCTATCGACAGGACGAGTGGGCCGCGAGCCCGGTGCAGCCGTCGACGATCCGCGAGCCGTACCTGATGGGCACGGGGGTCGTCACGGGCGAGGACACCGACACCCGGCCGCTCGCACCGCCGCACTCCCATCCCGATGCGATGCTCGCGTGGTGCTACCGCGGCACGGTCTGGGTGCAGCTGCAGGATGCCATGTGGCGCCTCGCGCCCGGGCAGGGCCTGTGGATCCCCGCACGCACGCCGCACACCGCCCGCCACGAACGCGACTCGACGGGGTGCTACACCTACATCTCCGATGCGTCGCTGCTCTCCCCCATCGATGACATCGTGCAGGTGCTGGTGCCGCGAGCCGTGCAGGAGATGCTCCTGCACCTCGGGGTGAACGACATGCCCACCGAGCTGCGGGTGCGCATCCAGTCGGTGCTCATCGAGATGCTGCAGCACCCGTCGGCAGAGACCGCAGACGGCTGGGGCGAGGTGCCCATGCCGGCCGACGAACGGGTGAGATCGCTCGTGCAGGCCGTGCTCGCCGACCCCGGCGACCCCCGCAGTGCGCGGGATCTGTTCGGAGCCCACGGGCTTCACGAGCGCACCGTCCTGCGCATCTTCCAGAACGACGTCGGCATGACGTTCGGCCGGTGGCGAACCGGGGTGCGGATGACACTGGCCGCCCGACTGATCGTCGACGGCACCCCCATCGGCGCCGCCGCCCACCGCTGCGGGTACGCCACGACCAGCGCGTTCTCCGCGGCGTTCAAAGAACGGTTCGGCACGACCCCCCGGCAGCATGTGGCGCGCGTGCAGGCCGACCCGGTTCATCAGCTGTATTGGCGATGA
- a CDS encoding TetR/AcrR family transcriptional regulator, protein MTDTEPLGRRERKKAATRKNISDVATMMFLERGFDNVSIREVADAADVSPTTVFAHFPQKEALVFDEDDEQRDRLVSAVRERAGGVTINQAIRDFYTAEVGANIDEHGNDVTRIFLDFLNATPALRDYAARMWLRHEDALADAIADELGLTAPTPEIRVYSRFVLQMQLLVNENGDQLGILDAGFRVLESGWAPVEARITASDAR, encoded by the coding sequence ATGACCGATACCGAGCCGCTCGGGCGCCGTGAACGCAAGAAGGCAGCGACCCGGAAGAACATCTCCGACGTCGCGACGATGATGTTCCTCGAGCGCGGGTTCGACAACGTCAGCATCCGCGAGGTCGCCGACGCCGCCGACGTCTCTCCCACCACCGTGTTCGCGCACTTTCCGCAGAAGGAGGCGCTCGTCTTCGACGAGGACGACGAGCAGCGCGACCGGTTGGTCTCCGCCGTTCGCGAGCGCGCCGGCGGCGTGACGATCAATCAGGCGATCCGCGACTTCTACACGGCCGAAGTGGGCGCGAACATCGACGAACACGGCAATGACGTGACGCGGATCTTCCTCGACTTCCTCAACGCCACTCCGGCGCTGCGCGACTACGCGGCGAGGATGTGGCTGCGGCACGAGGACGCCCTGGCGGATGCGATCGCGGACGAGCTCGGACTGACGGCGCCGACCCCGGAGATCCGCGTGTACTCGCGTTTCGTGCTGCAGATGCAGCTGCTCGTGAACGAGAACGGCGACCAGCTCGGCATCCTCGATGCGGGGTTCCGCGTGCTCGAGAGCGGATGGGCCCCGGTCGAGGCGCGGATCACCGCGAGCGACGCCCGATAG